The Oryza glaberrima chromosome 9, OglaRS2, whole genome shotgun sequence genome includes a window with the following:
- the LOC127784341 gene encoding cyclin-dependent kinase inhibitor 6 isoform X2: MAAAAATVTAVQPAASSCGKRDGDNAPRKAKKGRSPPEEEVEAFLAAAESSVARRFAAKYNYDIVKDAPMDGRYEWVRVRP, from the exons ATggctgccgcggccgccaccgtgACGGCGGTGCAGCCAGCGGCGTCGAGCTGCGGCAAGCGCGACGGCGACAATGC GCCCAGGAAGGCGAAGAAGgggaggtcgccgccggaggaggaggtggaggccttcctcgccgcggcggagagCAGCGTGGCGCGGCGCTTCGCGGCCAA GTACAACTATGACATCGTCAAGGACGCTCCGATGGATGGCCGGTACGAGTGGGTCCGGGTACGCCCGTAA
- the LOC127784341 gene encoding cyclin-dependent kinase inhibitor 6 isoform X1, with amino-acid sequence MAAAAATVTAVQPAASSCGKRDGDNACVVDMPRKAKKGRSPPEEEVEAFLAAAESSVARRFAAKYNYDIVKDAPMDGRYEWVRVRP; translated from the exons ATggctgccgcggccgccaccgtgACGGCGGTGCAGCCAGCGGCGTCGAGCTGCGGCAAGCGCGACGGCGACAATGCGTGCGTCGTCGACAT GCCCAGGAAGGCGAAGAAGgggaggtcgccgccggaggaggaggtggaggccttcctcgccgcggcggagagCAGCGTGGCGCGGCGCTTCGCGGCCAA GTACAACTATGACATCGTCAAGGACGCTCCGATGGATGGCCGGTACGAGTGGGTCCGGGTACGCCCGTAA
- the LOC127784969 gene encoding uncharacterized protein LOC127784969, producing MLEGGNFSNQETLYEVLSVRKDATYDEIRAAYKSAVLNTHPDKAQMALNPLVSSSERNEFLSVQKAWEILRYPKSRAEYDKQLQSSRQNLEIVATEIEIDDMIVESTADSVELLYPCRCGDYFSITSRELGQIGISVREDGEMELHTSDSVPASVVLGCGSCSLKARLVTNKT from the coding sequence ATGCTTGAAGGAGGCAACTTTTCCAACCAGGAGACCTTGTACGAAGTTCTATCCGTGAGGAAAGATGCTACATATGATGAAATTCGTGCAGCATATAAGTCTGCTGTACTAAATACACATCCTGACAAAGCACAGATGGCTCTCAATCCATTGGTGTCTTCCAGTGAGCGAAATGAATTTCTCAGTGTGCAAAAGGCATGGGAAATCCTACGTTATCCCAAATCTAGAGCAGAATATGATAAGCAACTGCAATCTTCCCGACAGAACCTTGAAATTGTTGcaactgaaattgaaattgatgacatgatcGTTGAAAGTACTGCTGATTCTGTGGAGCTTTTGTATCCTTGTAGGTGTGGTGATTATTTCTCAATCACTTCACGTGAACTTGGTCAGATTGGAATTTCAGTCAGGGAGGACGGAGAGATGGAATTGCACACTTCTGATTCTGTTCCAGCATCTGTTGTTCTTGGCTGTGGCTCATGTTCTCTTAAGGCACGATTGGTTACAAATAAAACTTga